Proteins encoded in a region of the Pelmatolapia mariae isolate MD_Pm_ZW linkage group LG6, Pm_UMD_F_2, whole genome shotgun sequence genome:
- the LOC134628823 gene encoding B-cell receptor CD22-like → MVEFGISGPNSSLSHDNLPNVEVTKIRVNESCTKAELKCKSSCTGDVSYVWLKNGEKVTEENPHITSLRFNDSICCALKRQEDYCSASLYPPKLPSVTVSPSGEIVEGSSVILICSSDANPAANYTWYKEGGQTPLSITKQLSLPSIRPSDSGAYNCTAENELGIRKSKHLHINVKYAPKFSSVSVSPSAEIVEGSSVTLTCSSDANPAANYTWYKEELFLAWPPEGAHHFTSISSVDRGNYCKSENQYGQINSSRVFINVQYAPKLPSVSVSPSAEIVDGSSVTLTCRSDANPAANYTWYKENEALPLGPEGCHHFISTSSVDRGNYFCKSKNQYGQINSSHVFINVQYAPKLPSVSVSPSGEMVEGSSVTLTCRSDANPAANYTWYKEKEDSPKAHGQNFTIGKFSPEHSGAYQSCNDIEDSTGHNRLVEHPEHCSTDVEGPQGLKK, encoded by the exons ATGGTGGAATTTGGCATCTCCGGCCCCAACTCATCTCTTTCTCATGACAACCTCCCCAAC GTAGAGGTGACCAAAATAAGAGTAAATGAGTCCTGTAccaaggcagagctgaagtgtAAGAGCAGCTGCACCGGGGATGTTTCTTATGTCTGGCTCAAGAATGGAGAGAAGGTCACAGAAGAAAATCCTCACATAACCAGCCTTCGGTTTAATGACAGCATCTGCTGTGCTTTGAAAAGACAAGAAGATTACTGCTCTGCTTCACTGT ATCCTCCAAAGCTTCCCTCTGTGACAGTGAGTCCATCTGGTGAGATAGTGGAGGGCAGTTCAGTAATTCTGATTTGTAGCAGTGATGCTAACCCAGCTGCTAATTACACCTGGTACAAGGAAGGTGGACAAACACCCCTGTCCATTACAAAACAGCTCAGCCTCCCATCCATCCGGCCGTCTGACTCTGGAGCTTATAACTGCACAGCAGAAAACGAGCTGGGAATCAGGAAATCCAAACATCttcatataaatgtaaaat ATGCTCCAAAATTTTCCTCTGTGTCAGTGAGTCCCTCTGCTGAGATAGTGGAGGGcagttcagtgactctgacctgtagcagtgatgctaatccagcagctaattaTACCTGGTACAAGGAGGAGCTATTCCTGGCTTGGCCACCAGAGGGCGCTCATCATTTCACCTCGATCAGCTCTGTGGACAGAGGAAACTACTGCAAGTCAGAGAATCAGTATGGACAGATCAACTCTTCACGTGTGTTTATAAATGTCCAGT ATGCTCCAAAGCTTCCCTCTGTGTCAGTGAGTCCCTCTGCTGAGATAGTGGATGGCAGTTCAGTCACTCTGACCTGTCGCAGTGATGCTAACCCAGCAGCTAATTACACCTGGTACAAGGAGAATGAAGCACTGCCTCTAGGACCAGAGGGCTGTCATCATTTCATTTCCACCAGCTCTGTGGACAGAGGAAACTACTTCTGCAAATCAAAGAATCAGTATGGACAGATCAACTCGTCACATGTCTTTATAAATGTTCAGT ATGCTCCAAAGCTTCCCTCTGTGTCAGTGAGTCCCTCTGGAGAGATGGTGGAGGGcagttcagtgactctgacctgtCGCAGTGATGCTAACCCAGCAGCTAATTACACCTGGTACAAGGAGAAAGAAGACTCACCAAAGGCACATGGACAAAACTTCACCATTGGCAAATTTAGTCCTGAACACAGTGGGGCTTACCAAT catgcaacgacatagaggatagcactggccacaacagacttgTAGAACATCCTGAGCATTGTTcgacagatgttgaaggacctcagggcctcaaaaaatag